A region from the Acyrthosiphon pisum isolate AL4f chromosome A1, pea_aphid_22Mar2018_4r6ur, whole genome shotgun sequence genome encodes:
- the LOC103308460 gene encoding uncharacterized protein LOC103308460: MAIVDPDYKFICIDVSGYGRNSDGGILEESIMGKRLEAGMLNVPEDKPLPGKVEKSPMVIIGDEAFSLKTYIMKPFPRRQSRNDRKKDTYNYRLCRARRVVENAFGILAKKWRVFESPMEMKETTVKKSYYGNMHTT; this comes from the coding sequence ATGGCAATTGTGGACCCAGACTATAAGTTTATTTGTATAGATGTCAGTGGATATGGACGAAACTCTGACGGGGGAATATTAGAAGAATCTATTATGGGTAAGCGATTAGAAGCTGGGATGTTGAATGTACCTGAAGATAAGCCTTTGCCCGGTAAAGTTGAAAAATCGCCTATGGTTATTATAGGTGATGAAGcgttttcattaaaaacttatataatgaAACCATTTCCTAGACGACAATCACGAAATGATAGAAAAAAGGATACTTACAATTATAGATTATGCCGGGCACGAAGGGTAGTAGAGAATGCATTTGGAATTTTAGCGAAGAAATGGAGGGTATTTGAGAGTCCAATGGAAATGAAAGAAAcaactgtaaaaaaaagttattatggcAACATGCatactacataa
- the LOC115033883 gene encoding histone H1.1-like, which yields MTDTVATTPAPVAALPAAKKSSAKKKLTASKAKKTVAFHATTAVMVTSAIKELKEKKGLSLLAIKKYLAANYKVNPAKLAPFIRKFLKAAVANGTMVQTKNTDTSGHFKLPVAEVKPKKSCCCQKEEIHRQ from the coding sequence atgaCAGACACCGTCGCTACAACTCCGGCTCCAGTCGCCGCGTTGCCGGCTGCGAAGAAGTCTTCCGCCAAGAAGAAGTTGACGGCTTCCAAAGCCAAGAAGACCGTCGCGTTTCATGCGACCACCGCCGTGATGGTCACCTCGGCTATCAAAGAGCTCAAGGAGAAGAAAGGTTTGTCGTTGCTAGCCATCAAAAAATACCTGGCTGCTAACTACAAAGTCAATCCCGCCAAGTTGGCGCCTTTCATCAGGAAGTTTTTGAAAGCCGCCGTCGCCAATGGTACTATGGTTCAGACCAAAAACACCGACACTTCTGGACATTTCAAGTTGCCCGTTGCCGAGGTCAAGCCGAAAAAAAGCTGTTGTTGCCAAAAAGAAGAAATCCATCGTCAATAA